The window ATTAGTATACCTAATGAGATTATAGGCCCATGCACCAGCAATCGCCCCACCTGTTGGGCCCAATAGGTAGATCCATATCCCTTTGTAGTTGTTTGATACTATAGCTGGCCCTAAACTCCTTGCTGGGTTCAATGATGCCCCCGAGATGGGCCTGCAGGCCAAGgtcaaataatgtaaatatgcACGTAATTTTAAGAACTACTCTGTTCGTCAATATACACTTTGGGTTgtgcataaattttaatgcacaattgaaaagtaagagaggggtagaaacaaaaagtaactaattatattattgctCGTGGAGTATGGGTCCTACCTCtatagagaatttttttttcttctatatttagaaagtatatattcttgtgggacggactaaaaaagaaagagtgtatattcttgtgggacggagagagtactattttcttataaatttttagaatttatgattaattttgcttttgcatacatattttatactccttccgtcccatattAGCGGTCctattgacttttctgcacttattttataaaaatgataataaatatttaaagtggagaaatagtaaaataagaaaaataataatgtagaaaagaGTGAGGTGTCAATTTCCCAGCCTTTAGCTAATGTGGAAAATTTTTGCACAGGTTGCTTGTTGGGCTAGTCGGGAAATTGACGCGGACTATAAAGAACTATTTTGAAGCGAGAGATAGAGAATAGAGAGCTGAGAGAGCGAggtggaggaggtggaggtggaggtggaggtggagatGGAAGAGAATTTGAGAGAAATTCTAATTATTAATGTCATGTTATTAGTttgataaaacaaatactaagTGATGTTCCATGACATCGATTAAAAGTCAACTTGTCTTTcgtatcatttttaataagcCTGAATATGTTATGAGTGTGAAATTAACACCCTAGTCAAAGTTAGTGATATTGGCAAAGTTTAAAATTCGTggaacaaatttaaattttcggAAGTTGCGTAATATTATAAGCCAATAACCTTTTATAATTTGCATGCTAGTTTCTCAACTTTAGATTTGATATGATTTCATAACCGATTAAGATTTTGACATAGAGTTGCCTCGATTTGCTGATCAACtgatttgaattcaattttctaCTCCATAATACAAATTGTTTTTCACGTTGTTGTGACACATGAGATAAATAATGCCACATTGATTAATTAGCATGTCATGTCGGTACCAATGTGCCGGATTTTAATCgattataaattaaactcGATCATAATTAgttcaatataaattaattttgatggaaaAAAAGTTATAGATGGTGTTAATGTGAATCAGTTGTCATCTATATGTAAGAGACTATATATAAAGTCAAATCAAagcataaatattttatggaagCTGGTAGCATCTCAATTaagtttatatttaaataattagtttttgtatcgacttttttttattttttatttttatgttgaatACATTTCATTCACGCATCGCTTATTTATTGactttattagtattatgttatttaaatGTCAACTAATGAATATATGACAGCATATTTTGAAagattaaacaaaataataaagaacaATTCACACTTACCCAGCAAACAAGACATTTATCGATATGGTGGATCCAATGGTTATCCCAGCAAGCTCTCCAATCTGCCAATGCCATATCACATATCTCACTTTCACCACAtgttaaattaatcaaataatgaCGTATTATCggttttaaatatatagtagcttaattaattaatttctatcaAAGTCTattctgttttctttttaactaatttaGTGATTTACATATGCGGGTACCTATGTACAAATGTTcttatacataaaatatcatgACAAATTGCTAGGAAAATAGCGAAACTAAATAACTAATTGATCAAAGTTTTGTTTTAACACTTTCTACAATCGTCCTTTAAATTGATTGAATCGTATTTGATGTGAAAACCAAAATTCGGGTATATATCTTCATATATTCAGAGTTTTGCAtcaatttaagaaatgtatgtgtcaaaaaacaatattttacaTGTAAGTGACTGTATATTCTATCATGATATAATTGTGAATGATGTTAAACTTCATACTTTTTcgattgttttttaaaattgcatgTCAGGCCATAATTTAACaaaacttctttttttttttttcataaaattccatccctagatgagttatcacccctaccaaacatgccATAAGTGTTTTCCGATACTTTAATTTGATTGGTTATGTTACCTGTCTCCAGGGGAACCTGTTGGTGGAGGCGAAGGCAATGGAGACGGCGGGGTTGAAGTGGGCGCCGGAGATGTGGCCAACGGAATAAATCATGACCATGACGACAAGGCCCCACACCATGGCTATTCCGGGGAGCGTAACCACGCTGTCTTTATCGAGGTTCACGGCCACGGACCCGCAACCGGCTAATATCATGAAGTAAGTGCCCAACAACTCCGCTATCAACTGCATTCCAAATTGTTCATATATTAATTCCAATttccacatatatataattcaaccattcaataaaatttgtatacCTAACCTTTTGTATAAAAGAGACAGTGAGGGAGCAGCATCTTGAACAGTGATCATCGGAATCTTGATTGGAATCTATAATGTCCACCGCCGCCACTCCGCCGTTGCCATTTGCAGCCGATGATATCTCAGCCATAAttcttttctaattaattGCTAACAACTATGTATGTATAATggattcttctttttctttttctttttcttcttcttttcttatGTTTGTGACCATATTATAGTAAGGTAGCAAGATGATCTATTAACAAAATATCTCTATTAATTTATGCAAGTCAATCACTCCATCTATACCCCTCCCTCTCTCCCTCACTAAAACACAAATAAGAACTTCTCtatgattaaattatactactatcaacttaattacatatatgtaatccaaaaataaactaGTACTATTTGACTTGTATCTCGTAGATACATAAAATATCTCAACTTGTGAAATATAATTGAACTTTAAATAGTTGATCACTACTAATGATTTTATCATTGTGCACATCAGCACATGTATATTTATGAAAGTCAACGAATGATTTCGATTTTTAATCAGCAAGAAATTGATATTCATTGTAACGTGGAATGAACCACCAATGTTGTGTCGACTGTTCATTAGAActttgtgaattgtgattgTGTTGCAGTCTTAACAATGTTTGGAAATTTGTACAATTACTGATAGATCATATTGATGGGGCTGGATTAATTCTGTTACTATTAACATATTTGCTGTTGgtggatttaaatttatatttcgaAGTTATCTTGACAAGTTCTCATTTGAGAAAATGTTCAAGTGTTATGTAGTTTTCAGCTGTTGTAGTTTTTTCCGATCGAgttaatttatgtttcatttaAGTTTATTGTAGATTTGTTAGATAAAACTTTCAGATCTGATTTATTTAAGAGTTTGCTTTAGAAATTGATTTTcgattttgattttagtttGTCGGGATCGAGTTCTTTAAGATTTGCGTGAGTAGCTTATTTTTCAGATCTCATTCTAGGAAGTAGTTCGTGGGTTTTGAGTTCATATTTTGGTATGTCTTGTTATTCCTGCATACAAAAATGGAATTAGGGTCAATTTTCCTGATTTGAAAGTTATTTTAGCTCATTTAGTTAAGCAAAAAGCTAGTtagtttgtttatttttggaaaagttTTCTTTCAGGTGTAGTATCTGTTTCTACTGgagttaattatttaattaagttgaCTTTTAGTTAAAGTAGTTGGTAGATTATAAGATATTGAGTCTGacttttaattagttaaagaaGTTGGTAgagaaaaccaaaaaattaaatgtgacgGCATCGCTAAAAATCTTGAAGTGTAAAAATAAACTCTTAAAATACTTTCATAAAATCATCCttcatttttatagtataagcACACGTGATATgtattaagaaattttttaaaatcaactagttataacaaaaataaacttactaaataaaataaagaaaaaaaactggCATTTACGTTTCATTCTTTATTTGATGCATTTAGTGCGCAAGAATTGCTTctgtaattttcaattaaatacacCAAGAAAATCGATCAaactattataatttaaatttaaatttatatataaattatttagatGAAAATTTTTTGTATGCATCTTAATGGTTGTTTATAGAATTGTATTTActtgaatattaatatattattatatttattttattgtttaaaaatatagGGTGTTGAAAATAGTGAAACTTACGAGTGAGTTGAAGTAGTCCAAGTTTTGTTCCATTTATTTAGGATTTACGTTTCTGTGTTTTAGTTAGTGGTATTCTATTTAGCTgatttagttattagttaGTTAGAATTTTATGGgtttcattttctctatttatacTTTGTAGTTGTTGTCATTTATCTATCTCCAAATTGACAGAGCAATAAAAACGTTTACAGTTCTCTGTACTCTCTTGTCTTCCTCTATATTTTTGCTTCCATATTTCTTtacatggtatcagagcctggTTGCCTATCAGGTGTTTGATTTTATACCTCAAAGAAGATGAATGGTGGAAGTAGTGCCTCTGTAGATAAGCTTGTTGGTGACAATTACAGTTATTGGAAGTTATGTATGGAAGCTTACCTACAAGTACAGGATTTGTGGGATCTTATATCCGGTGAAGATGTACTTCCGGAAGATACACCACAAAATGGAGAAGCAAGGAGAAAGTGGAAGATCAAGTGTGGCAAAGCTTTATTTGCTTTGCGGACGTCGATCAGTAAGGATTATATAGAGCATGTTCGTAATATACAATCACCCAAAGAAGTGTGGGAGACACTTGACAGATTGTTCACTCAAAAGAACACGATGCGGCTCCAATTTCTGGAGAACGAACTTGCTGGTACGATTCAAAATAAGCTAACGATTTCAGAGTATTTTCTGAAAGTCAAAAGCTTGTGTTCTGAAATTTCAGAATTGGATGCAGAAGGTGCTGTCAAAGAAGCTCGATTGCGCCGCTACCTTATTCGAGGATTACGTGAAGAGTTTATGCCATTTATCTCTTCAATACAAGGGTGAGTATATTCAACCATCCATCATAGAATTGGAAAATTTGCTATCAAACCAAGAAGCATTGGTAAAGCAAATAATTGGTGGTAACAGCCAATCTTCGTCTCGTGTTGAAGAGGTTCTTTATGCAAAAGACAAAGGAAAGAATAAGTTTACAGCTAAATCTCCATCAGCTGGGGGTAACTTTTCCAAAGGTGAAGGGCATTCGAAGAAATCTGCTCCAGAATGTTATAGATGTGGAAAGCTCGGACACATAAAGCGCAATTGTCGTGTGAAAGTGAAGTGTGAACGGTGTGGGAAAACTAACCATATTCAACGCAATTGTCGCACAGATTTTGCTAAAGAAGGAGTGAATGTGGCTTATGAACATGATGAGCATGAACAACCAAAGTGGGATCAATGCTTATCTATTGAAGATATATGTCAAGATAAGGTGCCAAAACCAGTTGCAGATGCTGATACGAGGGCTAATGTTTCTATAGACTACAACTATGAATGGATCATTGATTCGCGATGCTCTCACCATGCAACTGGAAATGATTCTCTACTCTCGTGTGTTCGTCCACACAATCAAAAGAAGGTTATTGTGACTGCAGATAATTCACTACACCCTGTAGTAAATGAAGGGCAATTCTGCGTCGAGAAGGATGTCTCTCTTGACGATGTTTATCACGTTCCAGGCTTGAAGAAGAATCTAGCATCAGTTTCTCAAATTGCGGATTCTGGGAGGTATGTTCTTTTTGGTCCACATGATGTGAAAATTATTTCCAACATTAAACATCTTGATGCTAATGTTCTTTTTACGGGAAAGAGAAAAGATGCGCTTTATGTATTGCCTGCAAATGAAGCATATATTGAGAAAACAAGTCAATATGCTAGTGCTACACTTTGGCATGCTCAATTAGGCCATGTTGGATTTCAGTTATTGCAGAAAATTTCTGAAAAGAAGCTTCTTGAAGGTGTCCCTCAGTTCAAGAAAATTTATCCAGATGTGGTTTGTTCCGGCTGCCAATACGGAAAATCACATCGACTCCCCTTCTCAAATTCAAAGAATAAAGCTTCCGCTGTGTTGCAGCTCCTGCATTCGGATTTGATGGGGCCTACAAAAACACCAAGTTATTGTGGCTATCGTTATACGATGATTATTGTGGATGATTTTTCTCGATTCTCATGGGTCTTCTTCTTAGAACAGAAAAGTGAGGCATTCTCCAAGTTTGTTCAATTCAAGGAGCAAGTGGAGAAAGAATTTGGGCAGAAAATTAAGTGTCTGCGCACTGATAATGGGGGTGAATTCATGTCTGATCAGTTTCTTAATTATTGCGAAGAAAATGGTATTCGACGTCAGATGACTTGTCCCGAAACTCCACAACAAAACGGAGTTGCTGAGCGTAAATTGGCACATCTTACATCCATTTGCTTATCATGGATACATGCAAAGAACCTTCCAAGAGAGTTATGGGCAGCGGCAATTCAGTCCGCGAGTTATGTTGTGAATCGGTTACCTCCGTGGCCAGGTACGGAACCATGCCCCTATGAGCTATTATACCATCATAAGCCAAATGTGAGTTTGTTTCGAGTCTTTGGTTCGATTTGTTATGTCCATGTCTCAAAGTCTAACAGGACTAAGCTTGATCCGAAGGAAAAAAGATGTATTTTTGTTGGCTATGACACTCACAGGAAAGGATGGAGGTGTATGGATCCAGAAACAAAGAAAGTTGTTGTCTCTCGTGATGTtgtgtttgatgaaatttcaTCTGATCACATTGGTGCAAATGATAAAAGTATCATGGCTGACCTTCTGCCCGTTTGTGGCGATACTGAATCAAATGATAAGAGGAGCATCACTACTTCAGGAGAGAATGTTCAGCAATCTGAGACGATAGAGGCTGGAGCTCGAAGATCTGATAGACAGAGAAGACCACCTACTCATTTAGCTGACTATAAAGTTGAGGTAAATCTTTCATCAGTGATTTATGCCTTTCTAATGGGAGAATCTTGCGATTATGAACCAAAATCTTATGATGATGCTAAAGACGATCCTAAATGGGTAGCTGCAATGAAAGAGGGATATTTGGCTCTAATTAGGAACTGCACATGGGAACTTGTTAAGAGGCCAAAAGATATCCAACCTATTACTTGCAAATGGGTAttcaaattgaagaaaaaggcTGATGGCACAATTGATCGCTATAAAGCTCGTCTCGTTGCTCGTGGTTTTTCTCAAGAATATGGTCAGGATTATGATCAGACTTTCAGTCCCGTTGCTAAAATGGCAACAATTTGAACCATTATTTCGCTAGCTGCTTGTAAAGGATGGAGACTTTGGCAACTAGATGTGAAGAATGCATTTCACTATGGAGACTTGGATCgagatatttttatggagCAGCCTGCTGGATTCATTTCGAAAGAGTTTCCTGACTATGTGTGTCGTCTTAAGAAGTCCTTGTACGGCCTCAAGCAAGCTTCACGTGCTTGGTATGGTAAAATTGCTCAATATCTTGAATTTTGTGGTTATAAGTCTTCTGAAACTGATTTCAGTTTATTTATCAAGAAAACATCTTCTTCTTGTATAATGGTTCTTCTCTACGTGGATGATATGGTTATTACGGGTAATAATGATACTGAAATTACTCGTCTTCAAGAGGCTTTGTCTGTTCGTTTTGATATGAAAAGCTTGGGAGAAGTAAGCTGTTTTCTTGGCCTAGAAGTGACAAAGTCAGATGGATTTTTTGTTTCGCAACAAGGATATGCTTCAAATTTATTGGATCGTTTTCGTATGCGAGATTCAAAGCCAATGACTACTCCTATGGAATCATACTTGAAGTTAGCTAAAGATGAAGGGAAGTTGCTGGAAGATGCAACACTTTTTCGTTAGCTTGTTGGTAGTTTATTCTACTTATCTATCACAAGGCCTGACATTTCTTTCTCCGTCGGAGTAATATCTCAGTTTATGGGAGAGCCGCGAGAGCCTCATCTGATTGCAGCAAAGCGAATTTTTCGCTACATCAAGAATACTCTGAATTTTGGACTGCATTATAAACAAGGAACTACATTCTTATTGAGTGGTTTTGTAGATGCAGATTGGGCTGGTGATATAAATGATAGACGCTCAACAACAGGGTATTGTTTCGATACAGGATCAGCAGCAATCTCGTGGTGCAGCAAAAAGCAAAACACGGTTGCCCTATCAAGTTGCGAGGCTGAATATGTGGCAGCATCTATGGCTGTTCAAGAGTATGTTTGGCTCAAGAGGCTTGTCCAAGAAATTTTCTATGACTTGAAGTATCCGGTTCTGATTCGTTGTGATAACGAAAGTGCTATTAAGCTTGCTGAAAATCCAGTGTTCCATGCTCGAACAAAACACATTGAAGTGCATCATCATTTTGTTCGGGAAAAGGTTTTGAATCAAGAGATCGATTTGCAGAAGATAAGAAGTGAAGATCAAGTTGCTGACATTTTTACGAAGGCACTTGACCGAGCTAAACTTGAAGAATTCCGAGCTGCTCTTGGCGTTGTTGATAGTAAGTTTTCACTAAGGGGGAGTGTTGAAAATAGTGAAACTTACGAGTGAGTTGAAGTAGTCCAAGTTCTGTTCCATTTATTTAGGATTTACGTTTCTGTGTTTTAGTTAGTGGTATTCTATTTAGCTgatttagttattagttaGTTAGAATTTTATGGgtttcattttctctatttatacTTTGTAGTTGTTGTCATTTATCTATCTCCAAATTGACAGAGCAATAAAAACGTTTACAGTTCTCTGTACTCTCTTGTCTTCCTCTATATTTTTGCTTCCATATTTCTTtacatatggagtataaaataattgaattaccGGAGTAGTATTTAGTTTCGGCACCTCCATTTCCATATTTTGGATCGGCCACTATATCAAGGTGGGACTATTTACTTTGATATACAACGTATGgtagggggtgttcggttgacaagactaaatctcatgattaaatatgtatcatgtttggttcataagattgaccccctcaacttaatcctagatggatagtccatgataattagtcatagcctccccctctaactaaaataatccgataacttaatcctagatggataatctcatgattattagtcatagcctcccctccaactaaaataatcttacaACTTagtcctagatggatagtctaatgattattagtcatgacaaTCGAACGCCACCGTAGTATTTAGCTTGTCAATGTTAGCCTATGATCTATTATAGTG is drawn from Salvia hispanica cultivar TCC Black 2014 chromosome 6, UniMelb_Shisp_WGS_1.0, whole genome shotgun sequence and contains these coding sequences:
- the LOC125191945 gene encoding aquaporin NIP1-1-like; translated protein: MAEISSAANGNGGVAAVDIIDSNQDSDDHCSRCCSLTVSFIQKLIAELLGTYFMILAGCGSVAVNLDKDSVVTLPGIAMVWGLVVMVMIYSVGHISGAHFNPAVSIAFASTNRFPWRQIGELAGITIGSTISINVLFAGPISGASLNPARSLGPAIVSNNYKGIWIYLLGPTGGAIAGAWAYNLIRYTNKPLCEITKVFLGRMEWNDGMHYTRLANN